A single genomic interval of Chitinophaga sp. 180180018-3 harbors:
- a CDS encoding non-ribosomal peptide synthetase, protein MQPGEALTFTDDIIYADKQYWEKKLDGLLTYAVLPSDSDSLLTPEYEIIVASTGSELTAALLKAAAYSQEQLFVLLLSGVQLLLKKYTDEPELLIGTPIFRQDEPKELINYFLLLRNEVNDDHTFRELASQTKRLVIEAELHQNYPGWQLLERRGLPLIMDTVVLFTGLQEETYLGNIPYHLLFCFSLQKGILELKVSYNKHRFLQESVEGFISVFMQCLQAGLEQPAGAIAGLVPLTTTEKYRLIYDLNNCGQIFPVNNLWERLQQYVTSDDIAVMIDDQKWSYAGIYNRANRLAQYLQHKQVGPGNVVAIILPPSLDLVISILAVFQLGACFLPIDPVIPGKRKSFILSDSAASVILSDINLVRDKETIIAETILQVDVTVIGEFGEDAMLKYTEVSQDAPAYIIYTSGSTGYPKGVVVSRRNINNYLSWAADQYVSGERLTFPLFTSISFDLTITSIFLPLLTGGRLLIYVQREHEVMLSRIIEENEIDIIKLTPSHLRIIKAHGYWPTRLKRVIVGGEFFDRWLAEEIDQLSGGDIAIYNEYGPTEATVGCTAYRYDRTVAKGRSVLIGRPAPNCRLYILDKQLQPVPVGAMGEIYIGGSQVAAGYISSEEKTKEKFIADPFIDGARIYRTGDSARMYADGNIEYLGRLDEQVKINGYRIEPGEIEMQLMQYPGIEQAKVAVDRTQSGTAILRAYYIGDSTIDEGALSDFLLTVLPAYMVPVSFTRLERFPLTINGKLDQHALPLTDDEGSRALDVAPGEKEKIIIGLMSEILGTGTMGVNENFFRKGGDSIKTIQLSAKLLKAGFRVSVKDIYYHPVPADLALLLQPVEKHVGQGRVEGYAVLNATQHWFFENFTIQHHYNQSLLLHIRNGCDEYTLQTVFAGILEHHDALRMVVKYKSGQPFLHQPAFVKNIVPGVSDLRQIADAVEQMEEQAMALQAGFSLTAGPLIKMHLFKMDDGDRLLIVIHHLLVDGISWRILLEDLESAYLQAIKGERIIFPPKTNAFLVWNNALSDYAAGNAMKKELEYWQRLDLSKLISIAPDVLGDAMPVNKYIATFSLNTVHTQQLLTTANRVYSTEINDLLLSALAISLGELFGSGQFPVNMEGHGRENIPADINISRTIGWFTSIYPVILRSHNSCNIGNVIREIKEQLRSIPSKGVGYGLLKYMQGKDNHHPVFQLRPQISFNYLGGFDDVVQNELFVPAAESKGDNSSAENPMIYDFDVQGMHIKGQLSFTIVGNGNRFNRQTVESMALSCKQALINIIDHCIGKTTSERTPSDFTYKKLTEEQLSSLTERFVFRDIYPLTPMQKALFFHTLSNPDSFAYNTQFSFSINGDFQPSVFKKCFSLILKRYENLRANFVMSGLSSPLQLIAEEKEMVFEEKDISGIANIAAFMDDFKKDMIRSPYDFEQDLLMRVFVFKTGIAQYEVIWYYHHLLLDGWCLNILFREILAAYYQLANNQQPELPEPPSYRDYILWMQEKDFSESATYWKNYIKGYTSAETLLKKRLVTPVAGNPKDVSVTSHFDETVVRKMTAIAQEEHCTLYTLIQAAWSLLMSRMSNQNDIIFGQVVSGRPNILDVGDMVGLFINTIPKRVIIDESLTLRDLIHQLLNDDIASMEHHTFPLGDIRSGRSVLFDHVIVFENQYQLMEIEEEMAVLDFKITHTESYDPNEYDLSVFIALKNNELIFEIRYNGSAYLTKDIEDLQHDLQRIITLLTTDINCRIAGIFVALAANNLVLPDISLS, encoded by the coding sequence ATGCAGCCTGGTGAAGCATTAACATTTACGGACGATATTATATACGCTGATAAGCAGTATTGGGAAAAAAAACTGGATGGATTGTTGACCTACGCCGTACTGCCCTCAGATAGCGATTCGCTTCTTACACCCGAGTATGAAATTATCGTAGCTTCTACGGGGAGTGAGCTAACAGCCGCATTGTTGAAGGCCGCGGCATACAGTCAGGAGCAATTGTTCGTGTTATTGTTGTCTGGTGTTCAACTATTATTGAAGAAATATACAGATGAACCGGAATTATTAATAGGAACACCCATTTTCAGACAGGATGAACCAAAGGAACTTATTAACTATTTCCTTTTGCTGAGAAACGAAGTCAATGATGACCATACTTTCCGTGAACTGGCATCACAGACAAAGCGCCTTGTTATTGAAGCGGAACTGCATCAGAATTATCCGGGTTGGCAGCTGCTCGAAAGGAGAGGCTTACCACTGATAATGGATACAGTAGTACTATTTACAGGGCTTCAGGAAGAAACATACCTGGGAAATATTCCATATCACTTACTTTTTTGTTTTTCCCTGCAGAAGGGAATACTCGAGCTGAAGGTGTCTTATAACAAACATCGATTCTTGCAGGAATCAGTGGAAGGATTTATATCTGTATTTATGCAGTGTTTGCAGGCAGGTTTAGAACAACCTGCAGGGGCAATAGCTGGTTTGGTACCCCTTACAACAACGGAAAAATACAGACTTATTTATGATCTTAACAACTGCGGGCAGATTTTTCCGGTAAATAACCTTTGGGAAAGGTTACAGCAATATGTGACGAGTGACGACATTGCAGTAATGATTGACGATCAGAAGTGGAGCTACGCCGGGATATATAACCGGGCAAACAGGTTAGCACAATATCTGCAACATAAGCAGGTAGGTCCGGGTAACGTAGTGGCCATTATATTACCGCCGTCGTTGGATTTAGTTATTAGTATATTGGCGGTTTTTCAACTGGGGGCCTGCTTCCTGCCAATAGATCCGGTGATTCCCGGAAAACGAAAATCATTTATACTGTCAGATAGTGCTGCAAGTGTGATTTTGTCGGATATAAACCTGGTTAGAGATAAGGAAACAATAATTGCAGAAACAATCTTGCAGGTAGATGTAACAGTGATTGGTGAATTTGGGGAAGATGCTATGCTGAAGTACACAGAAGTTTCGCAGGATGCCCCAGCCTACATTATTTATACTTCTGGTTCTACAGGTTATCCCAAAGGAGTAGTAGTAAGCCGGCGTAATATCAATAACTATCTGTCGTGGGCGGCCGATCAATATGTATCCGGAGAACGGTTAACATTTCCATTATTTACCTCCATTTCTTTTGATCTTACTATCACCAGCATTTTTCTGCCACTCCTAACCGGTGGCAGGCTGCTTATATACGTACAGCGGGAACATGAAGTAATGCTTAGCAGGATAATAGAAGAAAATGAGATAGATATTATTAAATTAACTCCTTCTCATCTGAGAATAATCAAGGCACACGGCTATTGGCCAACCAGGTTAAAACGTGTAATAGTGGGTGGCGAATTCTTTGACAGGTGGCTGGCGGAAGAAATAGATCAGCTATCAGGTGGAGACATTGCAATATATAACGAGTATGGGCCTACGGAGGCAACTGTTGGCTGCACTGCTTATCGTTATGATCGGACTGTGGCTAAAGGAAGAAGTGTTCTGATAGGCCGGCCAGCGCCAAACTGCCGGCTGTATATTCTGGATAAACAACTGCAACCGGTGCCCGTAGGGGCTATGGGTGAAATCTATATCGGAGGAAGCCAGGTGGCAGCCGGATATATCTCTTCCGAAGAAAAAACGAAAGAGAAATTTATTGCTGATCCGTTTATAGACGGCGCCAGGATATACAGAACAGGAGACAGTGCAAGGATGTATGCTGATGGTAATATTGAGTACCTGGGTCGCTTGGATGAACAAGTAAAGATCAACGGATACCGCATTGAACCGGGAGAAATAGAAATGCAGCTAATGCAGTATCCGGGAATAGAACAGGCGAAGGTAGCCGTTGATAGAACACAATCCGGTACTGCCATTCTCCGTGCTTATTATATCGGAGATAGTACAATTGACGAAGGAGCCCTCAGCGATTTTCTGCTGACAGTTTTACCTGCCTACATGGTCCCGGTAAGTTTTACCCGGCTGGAAAGATTTCCCTTGACAATTAATGGAAAACTGGATCAACATGCGTTGCCATTGACCGATGATGAAGGAAGTAGAGCATTGGATGTAGCACCAGGCGAGAAAGAAAAGATTATAATAGGATTAATGTCAGAAATACTTGGTACTGGCACAATGGGAGTAAATGAGAACTTTTTCAGAAAAGGAGGTGACTCAATCAAAACCATACAGCTTTCGGCTAAGTTGTTGAAAGCGGGATTCAGGGTTAGTGTTAAAGATATATATTATCATCCTGTTCCTGCAGATCTGGCTTTGCTGTTGCAGCCAGTAGAAAAGCATGTCGGGCAGGGCAGGGTAGAAGGATATGCTGTGCTGAATGCAACGCAACATTGGTTCTTTGAAAATTTCACTATACAACACCATTATAATCAATCACTGCTGTTGCATATCCGGAATGGATGTGATGAATATACATTACAGACCGTATTTGCCGGTATACTGGAACATCATGATGCACTAAGAATGGTGGTGAAGTATAAATCAGGACAGCCTTTTTTGCATCAGCCCGCATTCGTGAAGAATATCGTACCAGGAGTAAGTGATCTGCGACAAATCGCTGATGCGGTTGAACAGATGGAAGAGCAGGCGATGGCACTACAGGCGGGTTTTAGTCTTACGGCAGGACCGCTGATAAAAATGCACCTCTTTAAAATGGATGACGGCGACCGCCTGCTGATCGTAATCCATCACTTGTTAGTGGATGGTATTTCGTGGCGTATATTGCTGGAGGACTTAGAGAGTGCTTACTTGCAAGCGATAAAAGGAGAAAGAATAATATTTCCACCCAAAACAAATGCTTTCCTTGTATGGAACAATGCATTATCGGATTATGCGGCAGGTAATGCAATGAAAAAAGAGCTGGAATACTGGCAGCGGCTGGATCTCAGTAAACTTATATCCATTGCACCGGATGTATTAGGGGATGCGATGCCTGTGAATAAGTATATAGCAACTTTTTCTCTCAATACTGTGCATACTCAGCAGTTGCTGACAACAGCCAATCGTGTCTATAGTACGGAGATTAACGATTTGCTATTATCCGCGCTTGCTATTTCTTTAGGAGAGCTGTTTGGCAGTGGCCAGTTTCCTGTCAATATGGAGGGCCATGGCCGGGAGAATATACCTGCAGACATTAATATCAGTCGTACCATAGGATGGTTTACCAGTATATATCCTGTCATATTGCGGAGTCATAACTCCTGTAATATCGGCAATGTAATACGGGAAATAAAGGAACAGTTGAGAAGTATCCCTTCGAAAGGGGTGGGATATGGGCTGTTGAAATATATGCAGGGAAAGGATAATCACCATCCTGTTTTTCAACTCCGCCCTCAGATAAGTTTTAATTACCTGGGAGGTTTTGACGATGTTGTACAAAATGAGCTGTTTGTTCCGGCTGCAGAGAGTAAGGGGGATAACAGCAGTGCTGAGAACCCAATGATTTATGACTTTGATGTCCAGGGAATGCATATTAAAGGGCAGCTTTCTTTTACCATTGTTGGTAATGGGAATCGCTTTAACCGGCAAACAGTTGAGAGTATGGCACTATCCTGCAAACAGGCACTTATAAATATTATTGACCATTGCATTGGAAAGACAACATCAGAAAGAACGCCTAGTGACTTTACATATAAGAAACTTACTGAAGAACAGCTTTCCTCATTGACTGAAAGATTTGTGTTCCGGGATATTTACCCGCTTACCCCCATGCAAAAGGCATTATTTTTTCATACACTGTCAAATCCTGATTCTTTTGCCTATAATACACAGTTTTCGTTTTCTATAAATGGAGATTTTCAACCTTCTGTATTTAAAAAATGCTTTTCATTAATATTGAAAAGATATGAGAATCTACGTGCGAATTTTGTCATGAGTGGGCTGTCTTCCCCACTACAGCTCATTGCAGAAGAAAAAGAGATGGTGTTTGAGGAAAAAGACATTTCCGGAATCGCAAATATAGCTGCGTTTATGGATGACTTTAAGAAAGACATGATTAGAAGTCCATATGATTTTGAGCAGGATTTGTTGATGCGTGTATTTGTTTTTAAAACCGGGATAGCGCAGTACGAAGTGATATGGTATTATCATCACCTATTGCTCGACGGCTGGTGCCTGAATATACTATTCCGCGAGATACTCGCTGCTTATTATCAGCTCGCCAATAACCAGCAGCCTGAGCTTCCTGAACCTCCTTCTTACCGGGATTATATACTATGGATGCAGGAGAAGGATTTCAGTGAGTCAGCAACATATTGGAAGAATTATATAAAAGGGTATACATCCGCGGAAACACTGCTAAAGAAAAGATTAGTTACGCCGGTTGCGGGTAATCCAAAGGATGTATCAGTTACCAGCCATTTCGATGAAACGGTAGTCAGAAAAATGACGGCTATCGCGCAAGAAGAACATTGTACGCTTTATACACTTATTCAGGCTGCCTGGAGTCTATTAATGTCGCGTATGAGCAACCAGAACGATATTATATTTGGGCAGGTGGTGTCCGGGAGACCAAATATATTGGACGTAGGTGATATGGTTGGGCTTTTTATTAATACAATCCCCAAAAGAGTAATCATAGATGAATCTCTCACACTTAGAGATTTAATCCACCAGTTACTGAATGATGATATAGCATCCATGGAACATCATACTTTTCCATTGGGAGATATTCGTTCGGGAAGGAGTGTATTGTTTGACCATGTTATTGTTTTTGAGAATCAGTACCAGCTAATGGAAATAGAAGAGGAAATGGCGGTTTTGGATTTTAAAATTACGCATACAGAAAGCTATGATCCAAATGAGTATGACCTTTCTGTGTTTATAGCATTAAAGAATAATGAATTGATTTTTGAAATCAGATATAACGGATCGGCTTATTTAACCAAAGATATAGAAGATCTGCAACATGATCTGCAACGTATCATTACTTTACTTACGACAGATATTAATTGCCGGATTGCCGGAATTTTTGTAGCCCTTGCAGCAAATAACCTGGTGCTGCCCGACATTTCTTTGAGCTGA